A single Bos mutus isolate GX-2022 chromosome 25, NWIPB_WYAK_1.1, whole genome shotgun sequence DNA region contains:
- the PLOD3 gene encoding multifunctional procollagen lysine hydroxylase and glycosyltransferase LH3 has protein sequence MRACVQLGPLSAMASGPELRPLLLLLLLLSPSPAASASDRPRGSDPVNPEKMLVITVATAETEGYRRFLQSAKFFNYTVRTLGLGEEWRGGDVARTVGGGQKVRWLKKEMEKYAEREDMVIMFVDSYDVVLAGSPSELLKKFVQSGSRLLFSAESFCWPEWGLAEQYPEVGTGKRFLNSGGFIGFAPTIHQIVRQWKYKDDDDDQLFYTRLYLDPGLREKLGLSLDHKSRIFQNLNGALDEVVLKFGRNRVRIRNVAYDTLPVVVHGNGPTKLQLNYLGNYVPNGWTPEGGCGFCNHGRRPLPGGQPPPRVLLAVFVEQPTPFLPRFLQRLLLLDYPPDRVTLFLHNNEVYHEPHIDESWPQLQDHFSAVKLVGPEEALTPGEARDMAMDICRQDPKCEFYFSLDADTVITNPQTLRILIEANRKVIAPMLSRHGKLWSNFWGALSPDEYYARSEDYVELVQRKRVGVWNVPYISQAYVIRGETLRTELPQREVFSGSDTDPDMAFCKSLRDKGIFLHLSNQHEFGRLLATSRYDTDHLHPDLWQIFDNPLDWKEQYIHENYTRALEGEGLVEQPCPDVYWFPLLSEQMCDELVEEMEHYGQWSGGRHEDSRLAGGYENVPTVDIHMKQVGYEDQWLQLLRSYVGPMTESLFPGYHTKTRAVMNFVVRYRPDEQPSLRPHHDSSTFTLNVALNHKGLDYEGGGCRFLRYDCVISSPRKGWGLLHPGRLTHYHEGLPTTRGTRYIMVSFVDP, from the exons ATGCGGGCCTGTGTGCAGCTCGGCCCGCTCTCCGCCATGGCCTCGGGCCCGGAACTCCGGCccctgctactactgctgctactgctgtcgCCGTCTCCTGCCGCCTCGGCCTCAGATCGACCCCGGGGCAGCGATCCCGTCAACCCAG AAAAGATGCTGGTGATCACCGTGGCCACAGCGGAGACAGAGGGATACCGGCGTTTCCTGCAGTCAGCGAAGTTTTTCAACTACACTGTGCGG ACCCTGGGCCTGGGAGAGGAGTGGCGAGGGGGTGATGTCGCCCGAACGGTCGGTGGAGGACAGAAAGTCAGGTGGCtcaaaaaggaaatggagaaataCGCAGAGAGGGAAGATATGGTCATCATGTTTGTGGACAG CTACGACGTAGTTCTGGCTGGCAGCCCCTCAGAGCTGCTGAAGAAGTTCGTCCAGAGTGGCAGCCGCCTGCTCTTCTCTGCAGAGAGCTTCTGCTGGCCCGAGTGGGGGTTAGCAGAGCAGTACCCTGAGGTGGGCACGGGGAAGCGCTTCCTCAACTCTGGTG GATTCATCGGCTTCGCCCCCACCATCCACCAAATCGTCCGCCAGTGGAAGtacaaagatgatgatgatgatcagCTCTTCTACACTCGGCTCTACCTGGACCCAGGGCTGAGG GAGAAGCTCGGCCTTAGTCTGGATCATAAATCACGGATCTTTCAGAACCTCAACGGGGCTTTAG ATGAGGTGGTTTTAAAGTTTGGTCGGAATCGAGTGCGTATCCGGAATGTGGCCTACGACACGCTTcctgttgtagtccatgggaacGGTCCCACAAAG CTCCAGCTGAATTACCTGGGAAACTACGTCCCCAACGGCTGGACTCCCGAAGGAGGCTGTGGCTTCTGCAACCACGGCCGGAGGCCACTCCCGGGGGGGCAG CCTCCCCCCCGGGTACTTCTGGCTGTGTTTGTGGAACAACCTACCCCGTTCCTGCCCCGCTTCCTCCAGCGGCTGCTGCTCCTGGACTACCCCCCCGACAGGGTCACCCTGTTCCTGCACAATAAC GAGGTGTACCACGAGCCCCACATCGATGAGTCCTGGCCCCAGCTCCAGGATCACTTCTCCGCTGTGAAGCTGGTGGGTCCCGAGGAGGCCCTGACCCCGGGAGAGGCCAGGGACATGGCCAT GGACATCTGCCGGCAGGACCCCAAGTGTGAGTTCTACTTCAGCCTGGACGCTGACACCGTTATCACCAACCCGCAGACCCTGCGCATCCTCATCGAAGCGAACAG GAAGGTCATAGCGCCCATGCTGTCTCGCCACGGGAAGCTGTGGTCTAACTTCTGGGGGGCCCTGAGCCCCGACGAGTACTATGCACGCTCGGAGGACTACGTGGAGCTGGTGCAGAGGAAGCGAGT GGGCGTGTGGAATGTGCCCTACATATCCCAGGCCTACGTGATCCGCGGGGAGACCCTGAGGACGGAGCTGCCCCAGCGGGAGGTGTTCTCGGGCAGCGACACCGACCCAGACATGGCCTTCTGTAAGAGCCTGCGGGACAAG GGCATCTTCCTCCACCTTAGCAATCAGCACGAATTTGGCCGCCTCCTGGCCACCTCCCGGTACGACACAGACCACCTGCACCCTGACCTCTGGCAGATCTTCGACAACCCCCTG GACTGGAAAGAGCAGTATATTCACGAGAACTACactcgggccctggaaggggaggGGCTCGTGGAACAG CCCTGCCCAGACGTGTACTGGTTCCCTCTCCTGTCCGAGCAAATGTGCGATGagctggtggaggaaatggaacACTACGGCCAGTGGTCAGGAGGCCGGCATGAG GACTCTAGGCTGGCTGGAGGCTACGAGAACGTGCCCACTGTGGACATCCACATGAAGCAGGTGGGCTACGAGGACCAGTGGCTGCAGCTCCTGAGGTCATACGTGGGGCCCATGACCGAGAGCCTGTTCCCCGGCTACCACACCAAG ACCCGGGCGGTGATGAACTTTGTGGTCCGCTACCGACCAGATGAGCAGCCCTCTCTGCGGCCGCATCACGACTCATCCACCTTCACCCTCAATGTCGCCCTCAACCACAAGGGCCTGGATTATGAG GGAGGTGGATGCCGCTTCCTGCGCTACGACTGCGTGATCTCGTCCCCCCGGAAGGGCTGGGGGCTCCTGCACCCGGGCCGTCTCACCCACTACCACGAGGGGCTGCCCACCACTCGGGGCACCCGCTACATCATGGTGTCCTTTGTCGACCCCTGA
- the ZNHIT1 gene encoding zinc finger HIT domain-containing protein 1 yields MVEKKTSVRSQDPGQRRVLDRAARQRRINRQLEALENDNFQDDPHAGLPQLGKRLPQFDDDADTGKKKKKTRGDHFKLRFRKNFQALLEEQNLSVAEGPNYLTACAGPPSRPQRPFCAVCGFPSPYTCVSCGARYCTVRCLGTHQETRCLKWTV; encoded by the exons ATGGTGGAGAAGAAAACTTCGG TTCGCTCCCAGGACCCTGGACAGCGGCGGGTGCTGGACCGGGCAGCCCGGCAGCGCCGCATCAACAGGCAGCTTGAGGCCTTGGAGAATGACAACTTCCAGGACGACCCCCACGCGGGCCTCCCCCAGCTGGGCAAGCGGCTGCCTCAGTTTGATGACGACGCAGACACTG gaaagaaaaagaagaaaacacgaGGTGATCATTTTAAACTCCGCTTCCGAAAAAACTTTCAGGCCTTGCTGGAGGAGCAG AACCTGAGCGTGGCCGAGGGCCCTAACTACCTGACGGCCTGTGCGGGACCCCCGTCCCGGCCCCAACGCCCCTTCTGTGCTGTCTGCGGCTTCCCCTCCCCCTACACCTGTGTCAGCTGCGGTGCCCGGTACTGTACTGTGCGCTGTCTGGGCACCCACCAGGAGACCAG GTGCCTGAAGTggactgtgtga